Genomic segment of Candidatus Bathyarchaeum sp.:
TTCTTTTTGGGATTCTCCTTTAATGTGGATTGCAGTTTTACTTAGAAATACTGCTAGTCCAATGATGATGGTGAGGTTGGCGATGTTTGAGCCTAGTACGTTTCCTACGGATAGTCCACCTTCGCCGGATATGGATGAGAGTATGGATACCGACAGTTCTGGCAGCGATGTTGTTATGGATAATAGAATAAATCCTGCTGCCATTTCTGAAAAGCCTAACCATTTTGATAGTACTAAGGTGTAGCTGATTATTTTGTCACTTACCAGTGCGATAAGAAACAGTGAGCCAATTAAAAGAAGTACACTTAGAAGTATCATTTGAATCCCTTTATCCGAGTTGGTTAATTGTTATTTTGGTTGTTGTTAAAACAGTTTTTGCAATCTATGGACTGCACTACTGATTTGATGCGTGTAAATTAAAAAAATACAAACAAATTCCTAGTTTGAGTTTGTTGTCAAACTATTTCTCTTTTTGAGCTTTGCTTTTCTTTCCTTTTTTCTTTCCCATTATATTCGCCTCCCCTACCCGGATTTTCTATATTGGGATGTTTGGTGGTTTACCAGTCTTCGTCTTCTTCTTCGTCGTCCCAATCTTCGTAGTCGTCTTCTTCGAACATTTGATTCACCTCTCTATTAGTTGCGCCATAGTAACCAGAATATATGCATTTAGGTTAAAAATAAAGCCAAATTTGACGGTTAAAAACTAAACAAAGAATTTTTTAGCATTAATTTTTGATTTATAAGTAAAAAACCCATCTAAAACAATAACAAAGGGCATAATACTGAGGGGCAATCAATCAAGTACCGATACATCAAGGATTTCAAATCTAAAGCGATTAAAACCAAGGGTTACACAATGATTGTCTGTGGGTCAAAAAGCCATAACACTAATTTGCTATTGTTTTTTGTGTGACTTTGTGTTTTGGGGGTTTTAGTGTGATTATGGTGCCTTTGGGGATTTTTGTGGTTATCCAGACGTTTCCACCGATGGTGGAGTTGTCGCCGATTATGGCTTTTTCTCCGAGGATGGAAGCGTTGGAGTAGATGATGACGTTGTTGCCTACTGTGGGGTGCCGTTTTACGCCTTTAATCAGGTTGCCTTTTTCGTCTCGTGGAAAACTAAGAGCCCCCAACGTAACCCCCTGATAGATTTTCACGTTGTCCCCAATTTCTGCGGTTTCTCCTATAATCACGCTGGTGCCATGGTCAATAAAGAAGCTCTTGCCAATGCTCGCACCGGGATGAATGTCAATCCCCGTAATGGAGTGGGCATGCTCGCTCATTATTCTTGGAATCAACGGAACTCCCCGAACATGCAACTGATGAGCCACCCTGTACGTAGAAATCGCCAACACACACGGATAACTCAAAATCACTTCATCTACACTTTGAGCCGCAGGATCACCCTCGTAAGCCGCTTTGATGTCTCCACTTAAAAGTAACCTTATACTGCAAAGCTCATCCAAAACCTCACCCACAATAACGCACGCAAACTCACGGCAAATATCCTCAGCACATTTCTCATGATTTTTACAAAAATACTTCAGGCTCTTGTCCACTTCCACGACCAGACGAGAATAAATCGACGCTAAAGTCTTGCTCAAATAATCTTCAACATTAGTTTTTTTGATTTTTTC
This window contains:
- a CDS encoding serine acetyltransferase → EKIKKTNVEDYLSKTLASIYSRLVVEVDKSLKYFCKNHEKCAEDICREFACVIVGEVLDELCSIRLLLSGDIKAAYEGDPAAQSVDEVILSYPCVLAISTYRVAHQLHVRGVPLIPRIMSEHAHSITGIDIHPGASIGKSFFIDHGTSVIIGETAEIGDNVKIYQGVTLGALSFPRDEKGNLIKGVKRHPTVGNNVIIYSNASILGEKAIIGDNSTIGGNVWITTKIPKGTIITLKPPKHKVTQKTIAN